The Streptomyces sp. NBC_00659 genomic interval CCGATCGTCATGCCGTCCACCGAACGCGCCACCAACTGGTCCCCCGGGCCACCCCGGGACGGGGGCCTCACACCGCACTCGGCCAGCAGGTCGGCCAGACGTACGCCGGTCCAGCGGGCGTTGCCCACATAGGGGCCGCCGACCTCGTTGGAGACACACGTCAAGGTGATGTCCCGCTCGATGAGCTCCCTGTGCAGCAGGTCGTCGAACGAGTACGTGGCCGGACGGCTCACCCCCTTGCCGTGGATACGCAGCCGCCAGCCGGTGGCGTCCACCTCGGGCACCACCAGCGCGGTGTCCACCCGGTAGAAGGCGCCGTTCGGGGTGAGGAAGGGGCTGACGCCGGGGACGCGCAGTCCAGCGCCTCCGGGTACCGGTTGCGCCGGTGACCGAGGGGCCGGCAGCACGACCCTCTCACGTGAGGCGACCGCGTCCCGGCCGCGCGAGGTGTTCAGTGACCGGCCGACCACGCCCACCGCGGCCGAGGCCGCCGCGGCAGACGCCGCCGCCAGGACGAACCCCCGTCGGTCCCATTCCTCGCAAGCGGGCGAGCCGTCTCCCGCTTCCTCGGTCACGGACGCGGGCGGCGCCGGTGACCGTCTCACCGCGGTCAGGCGGCTCACCAGAACGTTCAGAAGCAGGGCCCCTGCCATGGCCCCCAGGACGGAGGGCAGCGCGTCGGTGACGCCGGCCGAGTCGGGCCGGCTGACGGCCGCCGTCGCGCCCACGACCCCGAAGAGAAGGACCCCGGCGGTTCCGACCCGCCGAAACCGCACCGCCGGCGCGCCCAGCGCCAGAGCCGAGACAGCCAGCACGACGAGGATGCCGAGCTGCAGTACGAGCTTGTCGCTGGTGCCGAAGTGGCGGATCGCCCAGTCCTTCACCGGAGCGGGTGTTGCGTCGACGGACGCGCCGCCCACCGCGATGACCGGACTGGACTGCGGACGCACCGCCGCGGCGACCAGTTCGGCCACCGCCAGTGCGGCGAACGCGGCCAGTGCCCCGCTCAGCGCACCCAGCGCCGAACGCGGCATGCCTGGCCGTACTCGCTGATCCTTCTCTTCGTCCCTCACATGGGGAATCCGGTTCTGCCCACCGGACGGATTGGCCCACCCACCTGATCGGATGAAAAGAGATCTCCCACCAATCCACCCCGCTTGCGGCAACGGACCAGACAGTTGCGACGCCGCCGGTCATCACCGTCTTGCCCGCTGAGCCAGTTCCTCCGGGCGTGCCGGGTGGAGTTCGGTACCGGACACGGCGGGCTGTACCGGTGCCTTTGCAGGAGCCGCCGGTTCACAGAACGGTCAGGTCACATCATGACCGTCGCCCGGGCCTGCCGGAGTCAGCCAGGTGTGAGCACCATCCGGAAGCGGGCGGCTCCGGAGAGCATCTTCCGGAAAGCCTCATCGGCGTGGTCCAGCGGTACGGTCTCGGTCATCGGCCGGATGCCATGCAGGACGCTGAAGGCCATGGTGTCTTCCACGTCCTGCGAAGTGCCGGATGGATGGCCGCGGACGACACGGCCGCTGAGAAGCAGTTGGGCGGGGGCGATGCTCATGGGTGAGGGATCCGCTCCGATGACCACCAGCTCACCTCGCGGTGTCAGGCCTTCCACGGTCGCACTGATGGCCTGGGAATTTCCGGCAGTGGCCAGCACGGTCCTCGCACCGCCGAGGGCCTGCAGCGCCTCCGCGACCGGGACGTCCGACGTGCTGTCGATGTAGTGGTGGGCGCCCAGCCGCTTGGCGAACTCCGCCTTCTCGGCGCCGCGGGCGATCCCTACGGTCTCGAAGCCAAGGGCGAATGCGTACTGGAGGCCGAGGTGACCCAGGCCGCCCAGACCAAGGACGGCGACGAGGTCTCCGGGCTCAGCGGGGCTGCGTCGCAATCCGTTGAAAGTCGTCACGCCAGCACATGCCATGGGCCCCGCGTCAGTTGCCGCGAGATCGTCAGGGATTCCGGCGAGCGCGTCGGCGGGCGCGATCATCTTCTCGCCGAAGCCTCCGTCGTAGGCCCAGCCAGGGACTTTCAGGTTTTCACAGACGATGAAGTCGCCTTGGCGGCAGCGTGTGCAGTGGCCGCAGCTACCGCCGAACCAGCCGACCGCCACTCGGTCGCCCACCTGCCACCCCCGCTCGTGCACCCCGTCGCCCAGTTCCTCGATGTGCCCGGCGATCTCGTGTCCAGGCACCTCCGGGAACGAGACACCAGGTAGACGACCCTCGACGAAACTGGCGTCGCTGTGGCAGACACCGCACGCCTCCACGGCGATTCTGACGTGTCCGGGGCCGGGCTGCGGCACCTCTCGCTCGACGATCTCGAAGGTGCCGCCCGGGGCGGTTACCTGCGCGACTCGGTAGCTGTTCATTGGTCCCTCCGATGGACGCATGCAAGGGCCTGGTTCCAGGGCAACAGGTCTGGGGCGATTACGCGCGTCGAGTCCTGCCGCGGACGTTCTCCTCGTGCGCACACGTCCTGGCCGCCGGATACTCGATGGGGGCTCGATGCCTCCCCGCCGCAGTCCAGACGCTGAGGAACATCGGGCTTCCTTCCCGGCCCCCACCGATGAGGAGATTGCGTCATGCGCTCCCAAAGGAATCCGCTGACTCCTCTCGAGGCGGTGACGGCCGGCCTGCTGGCCGGGGCGGTGGGAACGGTGTGCCTGGATGCCGTCCATTACCTGAAGTACCGTCGCGCAGGCGGGACGGACAGCCCGCTCGCCTGGGAATTCGCACCGGTCGAGAGCTGGGAGAAGGCCCCTGATCCCGGGCAGGTGGCGAAGCGGGTGATCGAGGGCTTCACCCAGCGCCGGCTTCCTGATGATTCCGCCTGGCTCACGAGCACCATCGCTCACTGGGGCTACGGATCAGCGGTCGGCGCGGCCTACGGCATCCTGGCCGGATCACTGCCCAGACCCTCCCCCGTGTACGGCGTGCCTTTCGGTGCCGCGGTGTTCGCCGGTGACTACGTCGCCTTGCCGATCGCAGGGCTCTACAAGCCGATCTGGCAGTACGACGCCAAGGTCCTGGCCCGGGATTTCGGTGCGCACGTCGCCTACGGCACCGGCACCGCAATCGCCTTCTGGCTGCTCAGCCGACTCGGCACCGGCATCGTCGGCCGGAGACCGTAAGCCGCGTGCCGGCCACGGGCCGATGCCCATGCGCGTCACGGCTCCCTGCCGATGGGTGCGCGGTTCCTCCTGGGCCGCCGTCCAAGCATCGTGAGCCCACTGATCACGCCCATCTTGTACGAGCGCAGGAAGTATCAGTCATGGACATGAAACTCGAAGTCGTGGTGGTGCCGGTGTCCGACGTCGACCGGGCCAAGAGCTTCTACACGCGATTGGGCTGGAGGCTGGACGCGGACATCGCCCCGGACGAGAACTTCCGGGTGGTGCAGATGACGCCGCCGGGCTCGCCGGCGTCGGTCATCTTCGGCACCTCGGTCACGTCCCAGACGCCGGGCTCGGCTCAGGGCCTGCAACTGATCGTGGACGACATCAACGCCGCACACGACGAGCTGAAACGGCT includes:
- a CDS encoding molybdopterin-dependent oxidoreductase, with the translated sequence MPRSALGALSGALAAFAALAVAELVAAAVRPQSSPVIAVGGASVDATPAPVKDWAIRHFGTSDKLVLQLGILVVLAVSALALGAPAVRFRRVGTAGVLLFGVVGATAAVSRPDSAGVTDALPSVLGAMAGALLLNVLVSRLTAVRRSPAPPASVTEEAGDGSPACEEWDRRGFVLAAASAAAASAAVGVVGRSLNTSRGRDAVASRERVVLPAPRSPAQPVPGGAGLRVPGVSPFLTPNGAFYRVDTALVVPEVDATGWRLRIHGKGVSRPATYSFDDLLHRELIERDITLTCVSNEVGGPYVGNARWTGVRLADLLAECGVRPPSRGGPGDQLVARSVDGMTIGSPVEELMDGRDAMLALGMNGEPLPFEHGFPARMVVPGLYGFVSACKWIEDIELTTFDSYDPYWVKRGWARRAPVKTASRIDTPKPFARPKAGTVMIAGVAWAQHRGIDKVEVRVDDGPWQKAHLAAEDTRDTWRQWSMPWQATRGGHTLSVRATDRTGAVQTAGRTRTIPDGAGGRHSVVVTVE
- a CDS encoding alcohol dehydrogenase; amino-acid sequence: MNSYRVAQVTAPGGTFEIVEREVPQPGPGHVRIAVEACGVCHSDASFVEGRLPGVSFPEVPGHEIAGHIEELGDGVHERGWQVGDRVAVGWFGGSCGHCTRCRQGDFIVCENLKVPGWAYDGGFGEKMIAPADALAGIPDDLAATDAGPMACAGVTTFNGLRRSPAEPGDLVAVLGLGGLGHLGLQYAFALGFETVGIARGAEKAEFAKRLGAHHYIDSTSDVPVAEALQALGGARTVLATAGNSQAISATVEGLTPRGELVVIGADPSPMSIAPAQLLLSGRVVRGHPSGTSQDVEDTMAFSVLHGIRPMTETVPLDHADEAFRKMLSGAARFRMVLTPG